The following proteins come from a genomic window of Salvia hispanica cultivar TCC Black 2014 chromosome 4, UniMelb_Shisp_WGS_1.0, whole genome shotgun sequence:
- the LOC125218196 gene encoding uncharacterized protein LOC125218196 isoform X1, producing MLPTALLVLVARSPTTAAAVALLPLLRVRFCLFFFMSSHQSGNPWRWKQVSTVCFFPPQWLQVSLLLSEFVEDLGGGGGLLRSIAAKPTPMPVSRESPEGFRTRSLADSRLTNPYALRTACRCKSETWKGSVPLPYVMARPSHRSRAVAYCETSLMRLASILFIIQLKQQLSLCSHFGYPASLIAGGL from the exons ATGCTGCCTACTGCTTTGTTGGTGTTGGTAGCTCGGTCTCCAACCACCGCTGCCGCCGTTGCCCTGCTCCCATTACTCCGAGTTCGGTTCTGCCTGTTCTTTTTTATGTCTTCCCACCAGTCGGGAAACCCATGGAGGTGGAAGCAAGTATCTACTGTGTGCTTTTTTCCTCCGCAGTGGCTGCAGGTCAGCCTGCTTTTGTCGGAATTTGTGGAGGATTTGGGTGGCGGTGGTGGTCTGCTTCGGTCAATTGCTGCTAAACCGACTCCTATGCCGGTCTCCCGTGAGTCGCCTGAGGGTTTTAGGACCCGTTCATTGGCTGATTCGCGCCTCACCAACCCATATGCGCTTCGCACA GCTTGCCGGTGTAAATCTGAAACTTGGAAAGGATCGGTTCCGCTCCCGTATGTGATGGCCAGACCTTCCCATAGGTCTCGAGCCGTCGCATATTGCGAAACTTCGTTGATGAGATTGGCTTCGATATTGTTTATAATCCAGTTGAAGCAGCAGTTATCTCTCTGCTCCCATTTCGGATATCCAGCGTCACTGATTGCAGGGGGTCTGTAA
- the LOC125223671 gene encoding baculoviral IAP repeat-containing protein 3-like, translated as MEIVGGGEKLYSQNLRDFLRIKEEDHRRNLNQSTSSSTGSSSRLTLSAILSDRIGQPPPPEVESNRTLLDVIREDQTISLGRGRGDSWRNLKDKLRLRRSRGAANRHSADSDESTRPIPLRNPRRSTESASERLEAPRRQSTAEDNGSPAEQPVRMSLMALLAENDGQMGYVMGEEESDKDVKEEIKEEIGVELEKCCVCMVRHKGAAFIPCGHTFCRLCSRELWLHRRNCPLCNNFIVEILDIF; from the coding sequence ATGGAAATCGTCGGCGGCGGCGAGAAGCTCTACTCTCAGAATCTGAGAGACTTTCTGAGAATCAAGGAAGAAGATCATCGGAGGAATCTCAACCAGAGCACCTCATCCAGTACCGGCAGCTCCTCCCGCCTGACACTAAGCGCCATTCTCAGTGACAGAATCGGCCAGCCTCCGCCGCCCGAGGTCGAGTCGAACCGGACACTGCTCGACGTCATCCGCGAGGACCAAACCATCAGTCTAGGCCGCGGCCGGGGAGATAGTTGGCGGAATTTGAAGGACAagctccgcctccgccgcAGCAGAGGGGCCGCCAACCGCCACTCCGCTGACTCGGACGAGTCGACTCGGCCGATTCCTCTCAGAAACCCTAGGCGGTCAACGGAGAGCGCGAGCGAGAGATTGGAGGCTCCGAGGAGGCAATCGACAGCCGAGGACAACGGTTCGCCGGCGGAGCAGCCGGTGAGGATGTCCTTGATGGCTTTGCTGGCGGAGAATGATGGGCAAATGGGGTACGTTATGGGTGAGGAAGAGAGTGATAAGGATgtaaaagaggaaataaaaGAGGAAATCGGCGTGGAGTTGGAAAAGTGCTGCGTTTGCATGGTGAGACATAAGGGGGCGGCTTTTATCCCCTGCGGGCATACATTTTGCAGGCTGTGCTCCCGGGAGCTCTGGCTACACAGACGAAACTGCCCTCTTTGCAACAATTTCATTGTGGAAATTCTTGATATCTTTTGA
- the LOC125221204 gene encoding 11-hydroxysugiol 20-monooxygenase-like, producing the protein MLQKNIVEESDISRLPYLQATIKEVFRHHPPAPLLSPHVAEDEARVNDYIIPKNAKIFVNVWAIMRDPSIWNDPESFEPERFLNNDINFGGQHLELIPFGSGRRICPGFPIANLMFHSMVATMCHNFDWKLEKGAESKKLQREEIFGQVLQKKTHLRAIPIKV; encoded by the coding sequence ATGTTACAGAAAAACATCGTGGAAGAATCAGACATCTCAAGACTACCATACTTGCAAGCTACCATCAAGGAAGTGTTCCGCCATCACCCTCCCGCACCTCTCTTATCTCCTCATGTCGCGGAGGATGAAGCTCGAGTCAATGACTATATAATCcccaaaaatgcaaaaatatttGTCAATGTTTGGGCAATCATGAGAGATCCAAGCATCTGGAACGATCCGGAGAGCTTTGAGCCTGAACGATTTTTAAATAACGACATAAATTTTGGAGGGCAGCATTTGGAGCTAATTCCATTTGGTTCAGGACGGAGAATTTGCCCGGGCTTTCCAATAGCTAACCTCATGTTCCACTCCATGGTGGCAACGATGTGTCACAACTTTGATTGGAAACTTGAAAAAGGGGCAGAATCCAAAAAACTCCAAAGAGAAGAGATTTTCGGACAAGTACTGCAGAAGAAAACCCATCTTAGAGCAATTCCCATCAAGGTTTAA
- the LOC125218196 gene encoding uncharacterized protein LOC125218196 isoform X2: MLPTALLVLVARSPTTAAAVALLPLLRWLQVSLLLSEFVEDLGGGGGLLRSIAAKPTPMPVSRESPEGFRTRSLADSRLTNPYALRTACRCKSETWKGSVPLPYVMARPSHRSRAVAYCETSLMRLASILFIIQLKQQLSLCSHFGYPASLIAGGL, from the exons ATGCTGCCTACTGCTTTGTTGGTGTTGGTAGCTCGGTCTCCAACCACCGCTGCCGCCGTTGCCCTGCTCCCATTACTCCGA TGGCTGCAGGTCAGCCTGCTTTTGTCGGAATTTGTGGAGGATTTGGGTGGCGGTGGTGGTCTGCTTCGGTCAATTGCTGCTAAACCGACTCCTATGCCGGTCTCCCGTGAGTCGCCTGAGGGTTTTAGGACCCGTTCATTGGCTGATTCGCGCCTCACCAACCCATATGCGCTTCGCACA GCTTGCCGGTGTAAATCTGAAACTTGGAAAGGATCGGTTCCGCTCCCGTATGTGATGGCCAGACCTTCCCATAGGTCTCGAGCCGTCGCATATTGCGAAACTTCGTTGATGAGATTGGCTTCGATATTGTTTATAATCCAGTTGAAGCAGCAGTTATCTCTCTGCTCCCATTTCGGATATCCAGCGTCACTGATTGCAGGGGGTCTGTAA